In Tsuneonella amylolytica, one genomic interval encodes:
- the hemF gene encoding oxygen-dependent coproporphyrinogen oxidase: protein MTDWTPYTARAKDWFETLRDQICAEFEAIEREAGSDAAFEYTPWSREEEGNEEPGGGVRGVMKGKVFEKVGVNVSTVHGNFAPGFASTINGADDDNPGFTATGISLVAHMANPHVPAVHMNTRFLVTGKAWFGGGADLNPPLPYDEDTADFHAAFRAACAGHNPTYYDRFSKWAEEYFFIPHRGVARGVGGIFYDHLECTGDDGGDAAFERNFAFTQDVGRAFLDVYPRLVRRRMRSEFTPEEERRQLEWRGRYAEFNLVYDRGTLFGLKTGGNIDAILMSLPPRAVWS, encoded by the coding sequence ATGACCGACTGGACCCCTTATACCGCCCGCGCGAAGGATTGGTTCGAGACCTTGCGCGACCAGATCTGCGCCGAGTTCGAGGCGATCGAGCGAGAGGCAGGATCGGACGCAGCCTTCGAATATACCCCGTGGAGCCGCGAGGAAGAGGGGAACGAAGAGCCCGGCGGCGGCGTGCGCGGTGTCATGAAGGGCAAGGTGTTCGAGAAAGTCGGCGTGAACGTGTCGACCGTCCACGGGAACTTTGCCCCCGGCTTCGCGAGCACGATCAACGGCGCCGACGACGACAATCCCGGCTTTACCGCAACGGGCATCAGCCTCGTGGCGCATATGGCCAACCCGCATGTGCCTGCGGTGCACATGAATACGCGGTTCCTCGTCACCGGCAAGGCGTGGTTCGGGGGCGGGGCGGATCTCAACCCGCCGCTGCCCTACGACGAGGATACGGCCGACTTCCACGCCGCCTTCCGCGCTGCCTGCGCCGGCCACAACCCGACCTATTACGACCGGTTTTCGAAATGGGCGGAGGAATACTTCTTCATCCCGCACCGGGGCGTGGCACGCGGAGTGGGCGGCATCTTCTACGATCACCTGGAATGCACCGGAGACGACGGCGGCGACGCGGCGTTCGAGCGCAACTTCGCCTTCACGCAGGATGTCGGCCGCGCATTCCTCGACGTCTATCCCCGGCTCGTGCGGCGCAGGATGCGGTCCGAATTCACGCCCGAGGAAGAACGCCGGCAACTCGAATGGCGCGGCCGGTATGCCGAGTTCAATCTGGTCTACGACCGCGGCACCCTGTTCGGGCTCAAGACCGGCGGCAACATCGACGCCATCCTGATGAGCCTGCCGCCGCGGGCGGTGTGGAGCTGA